In Desulfonatronum thiodismutans, the genomic window AAAAGCAAGACCTGACCCCGATTGTGCGTATCCCCCAAGACCTGCTGATGAACGCATCTCCGGGATGATTGCCACCCGCCCAATGCCGTGCTAACGCCGGAATAAAATTTTCTCAATAATGCCATGGCTAAAGATGTGTTTCTTTGGACCGCATTGTCCCCGTCCCAGGCGCTGGAACTGGACGAGCTGCTGTGGACGGCCCTGTGGAAACCGCTGGGTTTGGACCGGGACGTGCGCGGAAAATTCAAGGCCCCGGGCCGGGAGACCGTGATCGCGGCAGAGATGGATGGCCGGATCATCGGGGGCCTGGTTGCTGTTTGGGACGACCAAGGCGAGGTGGAGCTGCGCCACCTGGCCGTGGACGCGGACTCTCGGGGCCGGGGCGTGGGAACACGGCTGGCAACGACCCTGCTGGAGAGCGCCAGGGTCCAAGGCTGTTGCCGGGTGCATGCCATTGCCCGGAACACATCGGTTCCTTTCTTCAGGAAGCTGGGCTTTGGCCCAGCGCCAGGCACCGCCCCGCAGCATCCCTTGTTTGAACAGCATGGGATCCGGTTTGAGCTGATGGAGATGGGGATTGGTGAGGGGGCCAGGCAGCAGGATGAGCCGGAGGCATATGGATGAAGACGCCGACCGGTCCGGGCATTGAGCGACCAAGGCTCGGGCTTGATGTTTTCAGCGTAGGGGTGATAGGCGGGATGCACTGCTTGGGCGTGAGGTTTTGCAGGATTCATTATTATCCGTCGAAGTCAGCTTTATGCTCCGTCCCGGAGGATGACCACACGATTGCCGCATAAAGCTGACTTCAGCCCAATGCATAAAGCTGACCTCAGAGCCCGGCGAAAGCCCTGATGTGCAGTTTTCGATTTGAAATAATTTGAAAAATTAATAACCAAAAATTTCTTGGAACGGTATTGACCAGCTTAGATGGAAAGAGGTGGTTATTTTTGCGAAGTCAGGATAATAACACTGTTCGGCAGGGATGATGAACACCGATCAAGCCAACAACATAGAACAGGCCATCGACACGCTCTGTGAGAATCTTGTCTGGACGTGGGCATACCTCAATGCTCTGTGTGGTCTCAGCCACCTAGCCAAAACCTCGTCGGCTTCTTTGGCCCCCTATCCACAGCTTGTATCGTGTCTGTACCATGGGCTGTTCGACGTGTTGTTCCTGAAGATCAACCATTTCATCGATAATTCGAGGCAAGCGTCAGGACTTCCTGCCTTGTTTAGGCTGATCCGAAAATATGTCAAAGACGAGGCTGATATCCTGCAACAGGTGAGCGAGCAT contains:
- a CDS encoding GNAT family N-acetyltransferase, translating into MAKDVFLWTALSPSQALELDELLWTALWKPLGLDRDVRGKFKAPGRETVIAAEMDGRIIGGLVAVWDDQGEVELRHLAVDADSRGRGVGTRLATTLLESARVQGCCRVHAIARNTSVPFFRKLGFGPAPGTAPQHPLFEQHGIRFELMEMGIGEGARQQDEPEAYG
- a CDS encoding AbiU2 domain-containing protein, with the protein product MNTDQANNIEQAIDTLCENLVWTWAYLNALCGLSHLAKTSSASLAPYPQLVSCLYHGLFDVLFLKINHFIDNSRQASGLPALFRLIRKYVKDEADILQQVSEHERCLKEQADLTKISRWRNEVTAHLTRSVNSSTFYPDNRLHLEEIQDVVEYLAEVVEWYSLRMLGRVNDTKHPSEEVGREIAALFWGESGAEPPGGP